The Cohaesibacter intestini genome has a window encoding:
- the uxuA gene encoding mannonate dehydratase, which produces MRQTWRWFGPQDRVMIEDMLQAGVEGVVSALHHVPTGDVWTPEEIARRQQLIARCSDGSASGLAWDVVESLPVSEDIKKQKGDWRTHIANYKQSMKHLADAGIEIICYNFMPVLDWTRTNLAYRLPTGATCMRFDFIDFAAFDLFILERKGAKDDFPEDVIEAAKERFAKLDDAAKIELAESIIFGLPGDAEAPSMEKVRANLAEYDGISEERLRSNFVDFLEEIAPLAQSLGMRFGCHPDDPPFGLLGLPRVMSKEADYKYLMDAVDIPANGITLCSGSLGARPDNDLPGMMERLGDRVHFLHLRNVVLESSDIKGSFYEAEHLGGHVDMVALMKAALAEEERRRAQGRKDWSIPFRPDHGLDILDDLKRQAQPGYPAIGRLKGLAELRGIMVALEHG; this is translated from the coding sequence ATGCGTCAGACGTGGCGTTGGTTTGGTCCGCAGGACCGAGTAATGATCGAGGATATGCTGCAGGCAGGCGTAGAGGGCGTTGTCAGCGCGTTACACCACGTCCCGACCGGCGATGTCTGGACACCCGAGGAAATCGCCAGGCGCCAGCAATTGATCGCCCGTTGCTCGGATGGCTCGGCCTCCGGTCTTGCTTGGGACGTGGTGGAAAGCCTGCCGGTTTCCGAGGATATCAAGAAGCAGAAAGGCGACTGGCGCACCCATATTGCCAATTACAAGCAGAGCATGAAGCATCTGGCTGACGCCGGCATCGAGATCATCTGCTACAATTTTATGCCGGTGCTGGATTGGACGCGAACAAATCTGGCCTACCGCTTGCCAACCGGTGCGACATGCATGCGGTTTGACTTCATCGATTTCGCGGCGTTTGATCTGTTTATTCTGGAGCGCAAAGGTGCGAAGGACGATTTTCCCGAAGACGTGATCGAAGCAGCGAAAGAGCGGTTTGCCAAGCTGGACGATGCGGCAAAGATCGAATTGGCCGAATCCATTATCTTTGGCTTGCCCGGCGATGCAGAAGCCCCGTCGATGGAAAAGGTCCGGGCCAATCTGGCTGAATATGACGGGATCTCGGAAGAGCGACTGCGCTCCAACTTTGTCGACTTTCTTGAAGAAATCGCGCCACTTGCCCAGAGCCTTGGCATGCGGTTTGGATGTCATCCGGACGATCCGCCTTTTGGCTTGTTGGGGTTGCCTCGGGTCATGTCGAAGGAAGCGGATTACAAATATCTGATGGATGCGGTCGATATTCCCGCCAACGGTATCACGCTATGCTCCGGGTCTCTGGGCGCGCGGCCGGATAATGATCTGCCGGGCATGATGGAACGCCTAGGCGACAGGGTGCATTTCTTACATCTGCGCAATGTGGTGCTGGAAAGCAGTGATATCAAAGGTTCCTTCTATGAGGCCGAGCATCTGGGGGGGCATGTGGATATGGTTGCCTTGATGAAGGCTGCTCTGGCCGAGGAAGAAAGACGGCGGGCGCAGGGGCGCAAGGACTGGTCCATTCCGTTCCGTCCAGATCACGGGCTCGATATTCTCGATGATCTCAAGCGTCAGGCCCAGCCGGGCTATCCGGCGATCGGTCGCTTGAAAGGCCTTGCCGAGTTGCGTGGCATCATGGTTGCGCTGGAGCATGGCTGA